In Pyricularia oryzae 70-15 chromosome 2, whole genome shotgun sequence, one genomic interval encodes:
- a CDS encoding citrate synthase encodes MASAMRLSSAFRATARAPAFTARRTAFNGMRCYSAKTQTLKERFAELLPEKIEEIKSLRKEHGSKVIDKVTLDQVYGGARGIKCLVWEGSVLDSEEGIRFRGKTIPECQELLPKAPGGKEPLPEGLFWLLLTGEVPSEAQVRALSAEWAARSDLPKFVEELIDRCPNDLHPMAQFSMAITALEQTSSFAKAYAKGINKKEYWGYTFEDSMDLIAKLPTIAARIYQNVFKGGKVAPVQKDKDYSFNFANQLGFGNNSDFVELLRLYLTIHTDHEGGNVSAHTTHLVGSALSSPFLSLAAGMNGLAGPLHGLANQEVLNWLTEMKKSVGDDLSDKSITDYLWSTLNSGRVVPGYGHAVLRKTDPRYTAQRVFAQEKMPNDPMFKLVSQVYKIAPGVLTEHGKTKNPFPNVDAHSGVLLQYYGLTEANYYTVLFGVSRAIGVLPQLIIDRAVGAPIERPKSFSTEKWIEIAKKTAA; translated from the exons ATGGCCTCTGCTATGCGCCTCAGCTCTGCCTTCAGGGCCACTGCCCGCGCTCCTGCGTTCACTGCCCGCAGGACTGCTTTCAACGGCATGCGATGCTACTCCGCCAAGACTCAG ACCCTGAAGGAGCGCTTCGCCGAGCTTCTGCCAGAGAAGATCGAGGAGATCAAGTCTCTGCGCAA GGAGCACGGTTCCAAGGTCATTGACAAGGTCACTCTTGACCAGGTCTACGGTGGTGCCCGTGGCATCAAGTGCCTCGTCTGGGAGGGATCCGTCCTCGACTCTGAGGAGGGTATCCGTTTCCGTGGCAAGACTATCCCAGAATGCCAGGAGCTCCTCCCCAAGGCTCCCGGTGGCAAGGAGCCTCTTCCTGAGG GTCTTTTCTGGCTCCTCCTGACCGGTGAGGTTCCCTCGGAGGCCCAGGTTCGCGCCCTGTCCGCCGAGTGGGCTGCCCGTTCCGACCTTCCCAAGTTCGTCGAGGAGCTCATCGACCGCTGCCCCAACGACCTGCACCCCATGGCTCAGTTCTCGATGGCCATCACTGCCCTCGAGCAGACCTCTTCCTTTGCCAAGGCCTATGCCAAGGGTATTAACAAGAAGGAGTACTGGGGATACACCTTTGAGGACTCTATGGACTTGATTGCTAAGCTGCCCACCATCGCTGCCCGCATCTACCAGAACGTCTTCAAGGGTGGCAAGGTCGCCCCTGTCCAGAAGGACAAGGACTACTCGTTCAACTTCGCCAACCAGCTCGGTTTCGGCAACAACTCCGACTTCGTTGAGCTGCTCCGTCTCTACCTGACCATCCACACCGACCACGAGGGTGGCAACGTCAGCGCCCACACCACCCACCTTGTCGGCTCTGCCCTCAGCTCGCCCTTCCTTTCGCTTGCTGCTGGCATGAACGGACTGGCTGGTCCTCTGCACGGTCTGGCTAACCAGGAGGTGCTGAACTGGCTTACCGAGATGAAGAAGTCCGTTGGCGACGACCTGAGCGACAAGTCCATCACTGACTACCTTTGGTCGACCCTGAACTCTGGCCGTGTCGTCCCCGGTTACGGCCACGCCGTCCTCCGCAAGACCGACCCCCGCTACACCGCCCAGCGTGTCTTCGCCCAGG AGAAAATGCCCAACGACCCCATGTTCAAGCTTGTCAGCCAGGTCTACAAGATTGCTCCTGGTGTCCTGACTGAGCACGGCAAGACCAAGAACCCCTTCCCCAACGTCGATGCCCACTCCGGTGTTCTCCTGCAGTACTACGGCCTGACTGAGGCCAACTACTACACTGTCCTCTTCGGTGTTTCGCGTGCCATTGGTGTCCTGCCCCAGCTCATCATTGACCGCGCCGTCGGTGCCCCCATTGAGAG GCCCAAGTCGTTCTCGACTGAGAAGTGGATCGAGATTGCCAAGAAG